A window from Fusarium musae strain F31 chromosome 8, whole genome shotgun sequence encodes these proteins:
- a CDS encoding hypothetical protein (EggNog:ENOG41): MSSWEPAPDSLQQLAACLKDSLSGFDKSAQKQADLMLQQAKNSPDINNYLAYLFSSSSPPNGLQFSEQDFHLVRSAAGIMLKNNVRTEWKTIPESNLQLIKLAVPMCLQDKNSQIRNFAGNIATEIVRRGGLLSWPELLPQLLDLVGNTSGQTSNEAQEGAMSALAKICEDNFRQLTKEVNGQRPLNYVLPHFIAATKSPLPKVRAGALTAINVFTPRESQAMLNSIDDLLQHLFVLASDDNVDVRRQVCRAFVHLVETRPDKLQPHISGLVDYIISQQKGDDEDLACEAAEFWLAVGEHDNLWRALEPYINKIIPVLLECMVYSGEDIALLGGASDDEEEEDREEDIRPAFAKKALARKANGEVSESADQAQNGNGFEKLGGMDDDTEEGEIDDYDDGDDANPDERWTIRKCSAAALDVFARDFQSPVFEAIFPYLSQHLKHDEWPQREAAVLALGAVADGCMDVVVPHLPELVPYLISLLEDSEPVVRQITCWTLGRYSAWAANLEDTNKDQFFLPLMDGILRHMLDKNKKVQEAAASAFANLEEKAGKILEPYCGPIIQQFVHCFAKYKDRNMYILYDCVQTLAEHIGPAMAAPELSGKLMPALIDRYNRVSDQSRELFPLLECLSYVAMALGDAFAPYAEPIFLRCVNIIHVNLEQTLAAAGNPIIDQPDKDFLVTSLDLLSAIVQALNDDKSAALVKSSQQSFFELLSFCMEDPSDEVRQSAYALLGDCARYVYPLLQPYLGTIIPILLKQLDMDSVLDEDMDSGFGVVNNACWSVGEISMQHKEHMGPWVQELLQRFVEIMTNPRVPKALNENAAMALGRLGLENSEQLGPHLSTFAEEWISIMNEVDATEEKATAFKGFSMIVGRNPQAMEKELLNYFTAIARYRDIDLKSPVRQELHDVFQKVIDIYKQIIPEFSNFVGQMQQRDRQNLESHYTL, translated from the exons ATGTCCTCCTGGGAACCCGCCCCCGATTCGCTGCAGCAGCTTGCTGCTTGCCTCAAAGACTCCCTCAGTGGTTTCGACAAGAGTGCTCAGAAGCAGGCTGACTTG ATGCTTCAACAAGCCAAGAATTCCCCCGATATCAACAACTATCTCGCATacctcttctcaagctcttcgCCTCCCAATGGCCTTCAATTTTCGGAGCAAGATTTCCACCTCGTGCGCTCCGCCGCTGGCATCATGCTCAAGAATAATGTTCGAACCGAATGGAAGACCATCCCCGAATCCAACCTccagctcatcaagctcgcGGTCCCAATGTGCCTGCAAGACAAAAACTCCCAGATCCGCAACTTTGCTGGAAATATTGCTACCGAAATTGTCCGCCGTGGAGGCTTGCTCAGCTGGCCGGAATTACTTCCTCAGCTCCTCGACTTGGTCGGTAACACATCTGGTCAAACTTCGAATGAGGCGCAAGAGGGTGCTATGTCTGCTCTGGCCAAGATCTGCGAGGACAACTTCCGTCAGTTGACCAAGGAAGTCAATGGCCAGCGACCCCTCAATTATGTTCTTCCCCATTTTATCGCGGCCACCAAGAGCCCTCTGCCCAAGGTCAGGGCTGGCGCGCTGACTGCCATCAATGTCTTCACACCTCGGGAATCACAGGCCATGCTTAACTCCATCGATGacctcctccagcatctGTTTGTTCTGGCCAGCGATGACAATGTCGATGTTCGACGACAAGTTTGTCGTGCCTTTGTTCACCTAGTTGAGACGCGACCCGACAAGCTCCAGCCGCACATTAGTGGCCTCGTCGACTATATAATATCCCAGCAGAAaggcgacgatgaggacttgGCCTGCGAAGCGGCCGAATTCTGGCTCGCCGTGGGAGAACATGACAATTTGTGGAGGGCATTGGAGCCGTACATCAATAAGATTATTCCTGTCCTTCTCGAGTGCATGGTCTACAGTGGAGAGGACATTGCCCTCCTTGGAGGTGCttcagatgacgaggaggaggaggatcgTGAAGAGGATATCCGCCCTGCatttgccaagaaggccctTGCACGAAAGGCCAACGGTGAGGTCAGCGAATCCGCAGATCAAGCCCAGAATGGAAATGGCTTCGAGAAGCTCGGTGGAATGGACGACGATACCGAGGAGGGAGAAATCGATGACTACGATGACGGTGATGACGCCAACCCTGACGAGCGATGGACCATCCGCAAGTGCTCCGCCGCCGCTCTCGATGTTTTCGCCCGCGACTTCCAATCTCCTGTTTTCGAGGCCATCTTCCCCTATCTGTCACAGCATCTGAAGCACGACGAGTGGCCTCAGCGAGAAGCCGCTGTTCTCGCGTTAGGTGCCGTTGCTGATGGATGCATGGACGTTGTTGTCCCTCACTTGCCTGAGCTCGTGCCTTacctcatctctcttctcgagGACTCGGAGCCTGTTGTGAGACAGATCACCTGCTGGACCCTTGGTCGATATTCGGCATGGGCTGCCAATCTGGAGGATACAAATAAGGATCAGTTCTTCCTTCCTTTGATGGACGGTATCCTCCGCCATATGTTGGATAAGAACAAGAAAGTACAAGAAGCTGCTGCATCGGCATTCGCCAACCTCGAGGAGAAGGCAGGTAAGATCCTTGAGCCTTACTGTGGCCCCATTATCCAGCAATTCGTCCATTGCTTTGCCAAGTACAAGGATCGCAACATGTACATCCTTTACGACTGTGTACAGACACTGGCAGAGCATATTGGACCTGCCATGGCCGCACCTGAGCTGTCTGGCAAGCTGATGCCTGCCTTGATCGACCGATACAACCGTGTATCAGACCAGTCACGGGAGCTGTTCCCTCTGCTAGAGTGCCTCTCTTATGTGGCGATGGCACTCGGTGATGCGTTCGCTCCCTATGCTGAGCCTATCTTCCTTCGATGTGTCAACATCATTCACGTCAATCTTGAGCAGACTTTGGCCGCTGCTGGTAACCCCATAATTGACCAGCCTGACAAGGATTTCCTGGTAACAAGTTTGGACCTTCTTAGTGCTATCGTTCAAGCTCTCAACGACGATAAGTCGGCTGCGCTGGTCAAGAGCTCTCAACAGTCCTTCTTTGAGctcctcagcttctgcaTGGAGGACCCCAGTGACGAAGTTCGACAATCTGCTTATGCACTGTTGGGAGATTGCGCTAGATACGTCTATCCCCTACTACAGCCATACCTTGGTACAATTATCCCCATCCTGCTGAAGCAGCTTGATATGGACAGCGTCCTCGATGAGGATATGGATAGTGGGTTTGGCGTCGTCAACAATGCCTGCTGGTCGGTTGGCGAAATTTCAATGCAACACAAGGAGCACATGGGTCCATGGGttcaagagcttctccaACGGTTTGTTGAGATCATGACCAACCCTCGTGTTCCCAAAGCGCTGAACGAAAATGCTGCCATGGCTTTGGGACGCCTCGGCCTCGAGAACTCGGAACAGCTTGGACCTCATCTTTCAACTTTTGCAGAGGAATGGATCAGCATCATGAATGAGGTCGATGCAACTGAGGAGAAGGCGACGGCTTTCAAGGGATTCTCTATGATCGTGGGACGAAACCCCCAGGCCATGGAAAAGGAGTTGCTCAACTATTTCACGGCCATTGCCCGTTATCGTGACATCGACTTGAAGAGCCCAGTCAGGCAGGAGTTGCATGATGTCTTCCAAAAG GTCATCGATATCTACAAACAAATAATTCCAGAGTTTAGCAACTTTGTTGGCCAGATGCAGCAACGAGACCGACAAAATTTGGAGTCGCATTACACTCTGTAG
- a CDS encoding hypothetical protein (EggNog:ENOG41), with product MATDVIELSVPLPRSLDTRIYLRLSTKAKSIVLFLTTATQDELATPVSMGSFVYALPNRLDQAQPLSTTLYSSEASLEFTTRLAKLLARKSQLPVYVTNSISFANAGMGGTVEEEMEAFKTIVQVVSERLQLSGPKPTAA from the exons ATGGCTACAGACGTAATCGAGCTCTCTGTACCCCTCCCCCGCTCTCTAGACACCCGCATCTACCTCCGCCTTTCCACCAAAGCAAAGTCCATTGTGCTATTCCTcacaacagcaacacaagACGAGCTCGCCACTCCTGTCTCTATGGGCTCTTTTGTCTACGCTCTGCCCAAC CGGCTTGACCAGGCACAGCCATTATCTACCACGCTCTATTCTTCAGAGGCGTCATTGGAGTTTACAACACGCTTGGCGAAGCTTTTGGCTCGGAAATCACAGCTCCCGGTGTACGTCACTAACTCGATTAGTTTTGCTAATGCGGGTATGGGAGGCAcggtggaagaggagatggaggccTTCAAGACCATTGTTCAGGTTGTGTCAGAGAGGCTACAGCTATCGGGCCCCAAGCCAACGGCGGCCTGA
- a CDS encoding hypothetical protein (EggNog:ENOG41): MAGSEDGHHIEIVPDDSAWAGVEDNAEDPEEVRVIFSALDSFFQYAKVSHFNVTHLRRQAFYALPQEQWKLLAAPPFNFLDTLEKTDDAIDENAELARTIARIGLQSFRMMTTDPEDPEPKMPQEWAGVAKHSDVDKARSTIRQFYRDWTEAGAVEREASYGPIMKALAAEKERYPDRSPLSVLVPGAGLGRLVFDLVANGYTAEGNEISYHQLLASSYILNYCPAAEQHTIYPWVHSFSNHLTRANHLRSYSVPDIHPASVLAAAPNPGEMSMCAADFLCLYSNEDHEAQYDAVASVFFLDTAPNLIRYLEVIRHCLRPGGVLINVGPLLWHFENNAPGTHGQDGEAEHDPKSSSGIADPGSFELADDEVVALLEKMGFVVEWHKTGVHAPYIHDPDSLLQSTYRASTWMARKPLEQGSS, from the exons ATGGCCGGATCTGAAGATGGCCACCACATCGAAATCGTCCCAGATGACAGTGCATGGGCTGGAGTAGAGGATAATGCTGAAGATCCTGAAGAGGTTCGAGTTATATTCAGCGCCTTGGATTCATTCTT CCAATACGCAAAAGTATCCCACTTCAACGTCACACACCTTCGTCGTCAAGCCTTCTatgctcttcctcaagaacaaTGGAAACTCTTAGCTGCCCCGCCGTTCAACTTCCTAGACACTCTGGAGAAGACTGATGATGCAATTGATGAGAATGCTGAGCTGGCTCGAACCATTGCCCGTATTGGCCTCCAGTCATTTCGAATGATGACGACAGATCCTGAAGACCCTGAACCCAAGATGCCTCAGGAATGGGCCGGCGTCGCCAAGCACTCTGATGTTGACAAGGCGAGGAGTACTATTCGCCAGTTCTATAGAGACTGGACTGAGGCGGGGGCTGTGGAGAGAGAAGCTAGCTATGGCCCCATCATGAAAGCTCTTGCGGCAGAAAAGGAGAGATATCCGGATAGATCCCCTCTCAGCGTATTGGTACCAGGCGCAGGTCTAGGAAGATTGGTATTCGATCTGGTCGCGAATGGATACACAGCTGAAGGCAACGAGATCTCCTATCATCAACTCCTCGCCTCATCATACATTCTAAACTATTGTCCTGCGGCCGAACAACATACTATTTACCCCTGGGTCCATAGTTTCTCCAACCACCTCACCCGAGCGAACCACCTTAGAAGCTATAGCGTCCCGGACATCCATCCTGCCTCCGTTCTAGCCGCCGCGCCCAATCCTGGAGAAATGTCCATGTGCGCCGCCGACTTTCTCTGCCTCTATTCTAATGAAGACCATGAAGCACAGTATGATGCTGTGGCAagtgtcttcttcctcgacaCAGCACCCAATCTGATCCGGTACCTGGAGGTCATACGGCACTGTCTTCGGCCTGGGGGTGTTCTCATCAACGTGGGGCCACTACTATGGCATTTCGAGAACAATGCGCCGGGTACTCATGGACAAGATGGTGAAGCAGAGCATGACCCGAAGAGTTCATCGGGCATCGCTGATCCAGGAAGTTTCGAGCTGGCCGACGATGAAGTCGTTGCACTGTTAGAGAAGATGGGATTTGTTGTTGAGTGGCACAAGACTGGTGTTCATGCACCGTATATTCATGATCCTGATAGTCTTTTGCAGTCAACGTATAGAGCAAGTACTTGGATGGCTCGAAAGCCATTAGAGCAGGGGAGTTCATGA
- a CDS encoding hypothetical protein (EggNog:ENOG41) has translation MAEAQLEDFPSLFSLKGKVAVITGGSRGLAGASKVFISSRKAAACEEACKALNALPNLAPGAVAISVPADSSKFEGVESLLAQVKKHTDRVDILLANAGATWGEQFDTHPDSAFAKVMDLNVKAVFNTIRLFTPLLEKSASLQDPSRVIITASVAGLGVGTIGKQGTYGYSASKAAVLHLGRNIAMELGPRHITVNSICPGFFPSKMSNGLLEMSGGAEEIANSNPMRRLGKPEDIAGVVVYLASRAGSHVNGETIAIDGGALWQRGELMVESKPKL, from the exons ATGGCTGAAGCTCAGTTGGAAGATTTCCCTTCGCTCTTCTCCCTGAAGGGCAAGGTCGCTGTCATCACCGGCGGCTCTCGCGGCCTGG CGGGCGCTTCAAAggtcttcatctcatcccgTAAGGCCGCTGCCTGTGAAGAAGCGTGCAAAGCTCTCAATGCTCTCCCCAACCTTGCACCCGGTGCTGTGGCCATCTCAGTTCCCGCAGACTCATCCAAGTTCGAGGGCGTAGAGAGTCTTCTCGCCCAAGTCAAGAAGCACACTGATCGCGTCGACATCCTCCTCGCAAATGCTGGAGCTACATGGGGCGAGCAGTTTGACACGCACCCTGACTCTGCTTTTGCCAAGGTCATGGACCTCAATGTCAAGGCTGTTTTCAACACAATCCGTCTTTTCACACCACTCCTCGAGAAGAGCGCGTCTCTTCAGGATCCTAGCCGTGTGATTATCACTGCCAGTGTTGCAGGACTTGGTGTCGGCACAATTGGAAAGCAGGGCACATATGGCTACTCCGCCAGCAAGGCTGCTGTGCTGCATCTGGGACGCAACATTGCCATGGAGCTGGGACCTAGACACATCACCGTCAACTCCATCTGCCCTGGCTTCTTCCCTAGCAAGATGTCCAATGGTCTACTTGAGATGTCCGGTGGTGCTGAGGAGATTGCAAACAGCAACCCCATGCGCCGACTGGGCAAGCCTGAGGACATTGCTGGTGTGGTTGTTTACCTCGCTAGTCGGGCAGGATCTCATGTTAATGGTGAGACGATTGCTATTGATGGCGGTGCCCTGTGGCAGCGAGGCGAGCTCATGGTCGAGTCTAAGCCAAAGCTGTAG
- a CDS encoding hypothetical protein (EggNog:ENOG41) has translation MDQVDQVDQMTQQFGSVNIQSPEQAAGDEHDNNEYVTGGSSSRVKSKSSRSHSSSSKSKSKPSKSSSGKGKAPAQESIDEVDEHGYENRHSQRRPSASTTTQQTEQTYYDPNTGQYYILTQPTQGDPASNQPYPSGSAEGEDPELQAALAQSRQYSRDQYRGGESSSAAYTPYVAQDEEEDPGPAVASTNQEHIVGTGGETETLDPRYRVAQSHMFQPGEVFKVLWPEPAGGGSVVEETVYRDRYGGQIFVHFRRFIVVANDRGHCTCIPISTYGKKGCKKSGVKAEQHGIVVESSNRNPTALPGEPELGYPPVRVHIHEPDERIAKESRVNYSKLTTVEHNVKVLFIGRVVTSDWDTVTEAVNTSWAKKTHVKKKHRRS, from the exons ATGGACCAGGTGGACCAGGTGGACCAGATGACCCAGCAGTTTGGTTCAGTCAACATACAGAGCCCTGAACAAGCGGCTGGAGACGAGCACGACA ATAATGAATATGTCACGGGCGGCTCATCGTCGAGAGTAAAATCCAAATCATCGAGGTCGCATAGCAGTTCATCAAAGTCGAAATCGAAACCGTCCAAGTCCTCTAGTGGGAAAGGCAAGGCACCCGCTCAGGAATCCATtgacgaggttgatgaaCACGGTTATGAAAACCGTCATAGCCAACGGAGACCATCTGCATCTACAACCACTCAGCAAACAGAACAAACCT ATTATGACCCGAATACTGGCCAGTATTACATATTAACACAACCTACTCAAG GAGATCCTGCATCCAACCAGCCCTATCCAAGCGGCTCAGCCGAGGGGGAAGACCCAGAGCTTCAGGCAGCCCTTGCTCAAAGTCGACAGTATTCGCGAGATCAATACCGAGGTGGCGAGTCGTCATCGGCTGCATACACCCCCTATG TAGCtcaagacgaggaagaggatccTGGGCCAGCCGTGGCCTCCACCAACCAAGAGCACATTGTAGGCACTGGTGGTGAAACAGAGACTCTGGATCCAC GGTATCGTGTTGCACAGTCTCATATGTTCCAACCCGGCGAG GTCTTCAAAGTCCTCTGGCCAGAACCAGCAGGAGGAGGCAGTGTAGTTGAAGAAACGGTCTATCGCGATCGATACGGCGGCCAAATATTTGTTCATTTCCGTCGGTTCATCGTGGTCGCAAACGATCGTGGCCACTGCACTTGCAT ACCTATCTCTACGTATGGTAAAAAGGGCTGTAAAAAGAGTGGCGTCAAGGCTGAACAACACGGAATTGTTGTTGAAAGCAGCAATCGAAACCCCACTGCCCTACCTGGCGAGCCAGAGCTTGGATATCCTCCTGTTCGTGTGCACATCCACGAGCCGGATGAGCGAATCGCAAAAGAGTCTCGAGTTAATTACTCAAAACTCACGACGGTAGAACATAACGTCAAAGTGCTCTTCATCGGTCGAGTGGTGACCTCAGATTGGGATACTGTCACCGAAGCGGTCAACACTAGCTGGGCGAAGAAGACGCATGTAAAGAAGAAGCATCGCAGATCATGA
- a CDS encoding hypothetical protein (EggNog:ENOG41), which translates to MSGPPPPSHPPPPWKPDLDNPPPPPPPPPPPLFYLRPPTVSSPSSPHASSRPSFYLPPLPPPPQPPPGNLIASTNLRPPFTYDPNTVPPPQRLSQRTLPAPPPRVNLSFTPNSPGDAPTQTQTPNLRPPRGFVSFGPPHSAHQSGDKSNLAFRLPPKASTQPELRDTTSTSQSSNHTIPRLIDDEVSFSDSLSDEDSLVLRNSPSNLNPQGGNRKTSMTTRITNWIFEYERDRAPKDRLELSTSLDPVLETTRGSRSHRSKGSAPPEDTLELLWVKLKDQRVKLNDIKSQMAKKRKRLRELRRQRDDADNTFMGVVRPMLIAQQGQIVTGPATLERHLAELQRLRTEYQAYENDYEDLEITLDEEEEILNRLEIRFFSLLAVGQAVPLEQPAEDDKKHEEDKNIPNDLMGISPDGPSEDLHPKYLDLMAAVGDLENAKEELDELLFLKEQHEGELKMKAAAGMELNEAEIEFFDEFPLEEQEMRNSVASLQQQATDLRKLCEEKGVMQKHLSSRVAYLLNPENGYEDIELDDASVILRSRTDLAHSTFPVLLSQPEHVMADEFPLTPRDALKAAAALPVTDPVKPSRMQLASKEYSIDRLMLDHGEGGKGDFINRWLLHQLRLSSVNALLLHTTFTKSRGLKIRDLDRWQSDVLHYWWNDEGAELPADMMQLVTSEHSNDGSRIGTNQLSRAVTYTPGVSGGRQSLLTPSSVAHSTW; encoded by the exons ATGTCGGGCCCGCCTCCGCCTTCTCATCCCCCTCCACCATGGAAACCAGATCTTGATAatccgcctcctcctccaccacctcctccgcctcctctATTCTATCTTCGACCTCCAACtgtatcatcaccatcatccccGCACGCGTCAAGTCGCCCCTCGTTCTACCTACCGCCGcttccacctccacctcaaCCACCACCTGGCAATTTAATCGCCAGTACAAACCTACGTCCACCATTCACATATGACCCTAACACGGTTCCACCTCCACAACGTCTCTCTCAGCGGACGTTGCCGGCGCCACCACCTCGGGTGAACTTGAGTTTTACACCCAATTCTCCCGGCGATGCACCCACTCAGACTCAAACACCAAATTTGAGACCACCGAGAGGATTTGTTAGCTTCGGGCCACCACACAGCGCCCATCAGTCCGGGGATAAGAGTAATCTGGCCTTCCGCCTGCCCCCAAAAGCATCAACTCAGCCCGAACTTCGGGATACCACTTCTACCTCTCAATCTTCAAACCATACAATCCCGCGGttaattgatgatgaggtatCTTTCTCTGATTCTCTGTCCGATGAGGACTCTCTTGTCCTCCGAAACTCAC CATCCAACTTGAATCCACAAGGAGGAAATCGCAAGACTTCTATGACAACTCGTATAACCAACTGGATATTTGAATACGAGCGTGATCGCGCTCCGAAAGATCGCCTGGAATTGAGCACAAGCCTCGATCCTGTCCTGGAAACTACCAGGGGTAGCAGAAGTCATCGATCGAAAGGGTCTGCGCCTCCTGAGGATACTTTGGAGCTGCTCTGGGTCAAACTCAAAGATCAAAGGGTCAAATTGAACGATATCAAGAGTCAAATGGCCAAGAAGCGAAAAAGATTAAGAGAGTTGAGGAGGCAGAGGGACGATGCAGACAATACATTTATGGGTGTCGTTCGGCCTATGCTGATTGCTCAACAAGGGCAGATAGTAACAGGACCCGCCACTCTGGAACGACATCTGGCAGAACTGCAGCGGCTGAGAACTGAATACCAAGCCTATGAAAACGATTacgaagatcttgagatcaccttggacgaagaggaggaaattCTAAACAGGCTAGAGATTCGATTCTTTAGTTTGCTCGCGGTTGGTCAAGCCGTTCCTCTCGAACAGCCTGCTGAAGACGACAAAAAGCATGAGGAAGACAAGAATATTCCCAATGATCTTATGGGCATATCTCCGGATGGCCCATCTGAGGATCTGCATCCTAAGTATCTGGATCTCATGGCTGCGGTCGGTGACCTTGAGAACGCCAAGGAAGAACTTGACGAGCTACTATTTCTCAAGGAGCAGCATGAGGGAGAATTAAAGATGAAGGCAGCCGCGGGTATGGAGCTGAACGAGGCTGAGATCGAATTTTTCGACGAGTTCCCGctggaagagcaagaaatgCGCAATAGTGTCGCCAGCCTGCAGCAACAAGCAACTGATCTCCGAAAGCTGTGTGAGGAAAAGGGAGTGATGCAGAAGCATTTGTCGTCACGCGTTGCTTATCTTCTCAATCCTGAAAATGGGTATGAGGACATAGAACTCGATGACGCTTCCGTAATCCTGCGCAGTCGGACAGATCTTGCACATTCCACATTCCCTGTTCTTCTGAGCCAGCCTGAACACGTTATGGCTGACGAATTTCCTCTCACACCGCGTGATGCACTcaaggcagcagcagccctaCCGGTGACTGACCCGGTGAAACCAAGCCGCATGCAGCTCGCGTCCAAAGAGTATTCCATCGATCGGCTCATGCTGGATCATGGTGAGGGTGGCAAGGgtgattttattaatagatggCTTTTGCACCAGCTTAGGCTATCGTCAGTGAATGCGCTGCTTCTCCATACGACCTTCACCAAGAGTCGGGGACTCAAGATCCGTGATCTTGATCGCTGGCAGAGTGATGTACTGCACTATTGGTGGAACGACGAGGGCGCAGAACTACCAGCAGACATGATGCAGCTTGTAACAAGCGAACACTCGAATGACGGTTCAAGAATTGGAACGAACCAGCTCTCAAGGGCGGTGACCTATACCCCAGGTGTGTCGGGCGGTAGACAGAGTCTATTGACCCCGAGTAGTGTCGCACACTCTACCTGGTGA